From the genome of Paraburkholderia aromaticivorans, one region includes:
- a CDS encoding LysR family transcriptional regulator yields MTPTELFALLPDMAVFARVVDAGNFSVAARQLGSTPSTVSRQIKRLEDALATRLLERSTRTVRVTESGAQVARFCRDMVSAASAAVDAAGQLAGKPQGKVSVSAPTQFAKSVIHPLVPGFLRAYDEVDLQLLFTDHDIDPLADDVDLAIRLTEHPPQGLAGRRLGSVRWLLVASAAYLRERGTPAQPRDLLKQACIHLGETADDNRWRLRRGTETQNVHVKGRYTANHAGARLEAALQGFGIACVPEFAASESLRGGELVQVLPDWNLEARAYVGSVWLLYPPNRFLPPKVRALIDYLVEHLHDAPDKA; encoded by the coding sequence ATGACCCCAACGGAGCTTTTCGCCTTGCTGCCGGATATGGCGGTGTTCGCGCGCGTGGTCGACGCCGGCAATTTCTCGGTGGCCGCGCGGCAGCTCGGCAGCACGCCGTCCACCGTCAGCCGGCAGATCAAGCGGCTCGAAGACGCGCTTGCAACCCGTTTGCTCGAACGCTCCACGCGCACGGTGCGAGTCACGGAATCCGGCGCACAGGTCGCGCGATTCTGCCGCGACATGGTGAGCGCCGCGTCGGCTGCGGTCGACGCGGCCGGGCAACTGGCCGGCAAACCGCAGGGCAAGGTCAGCGTGAGCGCGCCGACCCAGTTTGCGAAGTCCGTGATTCACCCGCTCGTTCCCGGCTTTCTGCGCGCTTACGACGAGGTGGACCTGCAGCTCCTTTTCACCGACCACGACATCGATCCGCTCGCCGACGATGTCGATCTGGCGATCCGTCTGACCGAGCATCCGCCGCAGGGTCTCGCTGGGCGCCGATTAGGCTCGGTGCGCTGGCTGCTGGTGGCGTCGGCCGCGTATTTGCGCGAGCGCGGTACGCCGGCGCAGCCACGCGATCTGCTGAAACAGGCGTGCATTCACCTCGGCGAGACGGCCGACGACAACCGCTGGCGCTTGCGCCGCGGCACGGAGACCCAGAACGTCCATGTGAAGGGGCGCTACACGGCCAATCATGCCGGCGCGCGGCTTGAAGCCGCGCTTCAGGGTTTCGGCATTGCTTGCGTACCGGAGTTTGCCGCCTCCGAATCCTTGCGAGGCGGCGAACTCGTTCAGGTTTTGCCGGACTGGAATCTCGAAGCGCGCGCGTACGTGGGGTCGGTGTGGCTGCTGTATCCACCGAATCGCTTCCTGCCGCCGAAGGTGAGGGCATTGATCGACTACCTCGTCGAGCACCTTCACGACGCGCCCGATAAGGCATGA